The Proteiniborus ethanoligenes sequence GATGAAGAAACAATCATACAAAACAATGACCTTAAACAAAATAGCATCCTAGCTAACTATAATGACAATAACCAAAGCAGTATGGAGCAAAGCATAGAAAATACCTTTGAGGCTTTGATTACAAAGGAAAAGCCCGTTATTCTTGATAAGGAAAGTATATTTGAACAAATAGTAGAAAAAGCAAAAATAGATATTGGCAAAACAGATGAAATAAAAATCAAACTAAAGCCTGACTTCTTAGGAGAAATATCCTTGAAAATAAGCAATGAAAAAGGAATTGTTACAGTTAAGGCTTATGTAGAAAACTATAATGTTAAGCAGCTAATAGAATCTAATCTAGATAACTTAAGAGATAATATGAAGGAACTAGGATTAAATTTTGAAGCTCTAGATGTTTCTGTAGGAAAAGATTCAGGCTTCCAAAAAAACGACTCACAATCCTGGAAGCGAGAACAAAGGATTAAAGTTAGAAAGACCAAACTAGAGAGCATATCAATGTTTTCTAATTACGAAGAAGAAATTGGAGCTTTAGCAGGAGGTCTTTATTCAATCAATGGTAACCTTGATTTAATCGTGTAGGTGGTGAAAATATGAATACAAATAGAGTAGAAGAACCTAAACTTTGGTACAAATTTGGAGAGAAAAAAGAAGAGGATCAAGCTAATAAATCTAATGGAATGCTAGGGAAGGATGCCTTTTTAAAGCTACTGATAACTCAGCTCAGAAATCAAGACCCCCTTAGCCCTATGGAAGATAAAGAATTCATAGCACAAATGGCTCAGTTTAGTACATTAGAACAGATGCAAGAGCTTAATAAAAATCTCCAAGCTAGTCAAACTGAAATGCTAGATGTTTTAGATAAGCTAAATGAAAATCAAGTTTTAGGAAGTGTACAAATCATTAAAGAGCTAATGAATATTAGAAAAGCTATAGAGGCTTATACTGGTGAGCCAATAGACAAACCAGAAGAAGCGCCAGGAGCTGATGAAGTTGAATAAGGTAGATATCCAAAGTATTAGTCAAAAGATTTTGCAAAATAGTACACTTAGACAAGACAAACCAATTAGTCAAGCTACACCTAAAACCAATTTTGCTGAAATTCTTAATCGAGTAGAGCAAAGTCAAAGTCTAAAGTTTTCAAAGCATGCAGTTGAAAGGATGAAGGTAAGAGATATTAGGCTTGATAATATGGAAATGACGAAAATAGAAGAAGCAATTGATAAAGCATCTAAAAAAGGTGTTAAAGAAGCCTTAATATTAATGGAAGATAAGGCCTTTATTGCTAGCATTAAAAACAAAACTATAGTAACTACTGTCAGCAAAGAACAGCTAAAAGATAATATATTCACTAATATAGATGGGGCAATTATAATATAACTGGACCTTTTACAAGGAAGTTATATATGTCTGATTGATAGAGGACATATGGCCCTAAAAGGAGGATAACAAACTATGATGAGATCAATGTACTCTGGAGTTTCAGGACTCAGAGTTCATCAAACTAAGATGGATGTCATTGGTAACAATATAGCCAATGTAAACACAGTAGGCTTTAAAAGAGGACAAGTTTCCTTTAAAGAAGTATTTAGTCAAGTAGTTAGAGGTGCTTCAGCACCACAGGGAGGAAAGGGTGGAACCAATCCTCAGCAAATAGGCTTAGGAGTTAGCTTTGGCTCAATAAGCACTATTCATACAACGGGAGCAGTTCAGAGAACAGACAATCCTACAGATTTGATGGTAGATGGTGAAGGATTTTTTATAGTAACAGATGATGCAAATTTTGAAAATAGATTCTATACAAGAGCAGGTAATTTTGAATTAGATAGAGCAGGTAATTTAGTGACACCAGATGGATTCAAAGTATTAGGCTACAAATTTGATGAAAATGGGAACTGGACAAGTGAAATAGGTCCAATTGTTATCAACAAAACAGAAACAGTACCACCCACTACAACTAAAAATGTTGAGATGAGAGGAAATTTAGATTCGAGGATGAATCATCCTTATAAAATTGTGGAAGTTACAGATAACACCGCAACACCACCTACAAATAAATATAAATTAGTATTAAATCAAGATGGTTTTCATAAGACTGACACAATAATTAGAGACAGTCTAGGTAATGGATATAAGGTTGAGTTTGAAATATTTAAAGAATTTAAAGACTCAGAAACCAAATTTGACCCTGATACTGGTTGGGCAGAAGAGTATGACGCTACTACTGAATATGATAGTAGAGAAGACGCTGAAAAAGCACTATTAGAAGGTATTCCTACTGGAGCTTGGAAAACACGTATAGTTTCTGTTAAGCCTTTAGATGGTAAATCTGAGATTGTACCTAACAACACAGATTTGTTCCACAATATGGAATTTA is a genomic window containing:
- a CDS encoding flagellar hook protein FlgE; protein product: MMRSMYSGVSGLRVHQTKMDVIGNNIANVNTVGFKRGQVSFKEVFSQVVRGASAPQGGKGGTNPQQIGLGVSFGSISTIHTTGAVQRTDNPTDLMVDGEGFFIVTDDANFENRFYTRAGNFELDRAGNLVTPDGFKVLGYKFDENGNWTSEIGPIVINKTETVPPTTTKNVEMRGNLDSRMNHPYKIVEVTDNTATPPTNKYKLVLNQDGFHKTDTIIRDSLGNGYKVEFEIFKEFKDSETKFDPDTGWAEEYDATTEYDSREDAEKALLEGIPTGAWKTRIVSVKPLDGKSEIVPNNTDLFHNMEFSTEGKLVGGNRFILEISRIGVGFGKPDSNGVYDGKIEFDLSKLKQYANEADAKPHALNGNAAGNLDGFAIDATGTVIASFTNGDKKALGQILLAKFDNPGGLQKIGNNFFIDTRNSGEPQVGRAGSSGFGEIAPGSLEMSNVDLSLEFTEMITTQRGFQANSRVITTSDEMLQELVNMKR
- a CDS encoding TIGR02530 family flagellar biosynthesis protein, with the protein product MNKVDIQSISQKILQNSTLRQDKPISQATPKTNFAEILNRVEQSQSLKFSKHAVERMKVRDIRLDNMEMTKIEEAIDKASKKGVKEALILMEDKAFIASIKNKTIVTTVSKEQLKDNIFTNIDGAIII